The Pseudomonas baetica genome includes a region encoding these proteins:
- a CDS encoding cytochrome P450 — protein MDPIIAATHADPYPYYATLRAEGGLTFHHGLKLWIASSARAVCAVLAHADCRVRPVQEPVPNAIAEGTAGKVFGLLMRMNDGERQRCPRSAVEPELELIDVAAVNARVAARLISADAHGLYKAMFRGPVCVVAALLGFTPAQGRAISELTAEFVACLSPLSNDLQLAAAHAAAEQLRGCFIELLAEPESALLRGIQKRFTGDEETLIANLIGLCSQTHEATAGLIGHALIALQRQPSLRDASMDALLAEVQRFDPSVQNTRRFAAQSCEIDGVRVEAGDVILVLLASANRDPLLNEQPDRFLLERPNRRSFSFGSGRHQCPGQSLAMSIAAATVNQILANDIDLTQLTWRYRPSLNGRIPLFSISSA, from the coding sequence ATGGACCCCATCATTGCTGCGACCCATGCCGACCCCTACCCCTACTACGCCACATTGCGCGCCGAAGGTGGGCTGACCTTCCATCACGGATTGAAATTGTGGATCGCCAGCAGCGCCCGCGCGGTGTGTGCGGTGTTGGCACATGCCGATTGTCGAGTGCGTCCGGTACAGGAACCGGTGCCCAACGCAATTGCCGAGGGTACGGCGGGCAAGGTGTTCGGGCTGTTGATGCGGATGAATGACGGTGAGCGTCAGCGCTGCCCGCGCTCAGCGGTCGAGCCCGAATTGGAACTGATCGATGTCGCCGCCGTTAACGCGCGGGTGGCCGCGCGCCTGATCAGCGCAGATGCCCACGGCTTATATAAGGCAATGTTTCGCGGCCCGGTGTGCGTGGTCGCCGCGTTGCTCGGCTTCACTCCGGCGCAAGGCCGAGCGATCAGCGAGTTGACCGCAGAATTCGTAGCGTGCCTGTCGCCCTTGAGCAACGACCTGCAACTGGCGGCGGCCCACGCGGCGGCGGAACAGTTGCGCGGTTGTTTCATTGAATTGCTCGCTGAGCCTGAAAGCGCTTTGCTGAGGGGTATCCAGAAGCGGTTTACAGGCGACGAGGAAACCCTCATCGCCAACCTGATCGGCCTCTGCTCGCAGACCCATGAAGCCACTGCCGGCCTGATTGGTCATGCATTGATCGCACTGCAACGCCAGCCGTCATTGCGCGATGCATCGATGGACGCGCTGCTGGCTGAAGTTCAGCGCTTCGACCCTTCAGTGCAGAACACCCGGCGTTTTGCGGCGCAATCCTGCGAAATCGACGGTGTCCGCGTTGAGGCCGGCGATGTGATACTGGTGCTGCTGGCCTCGGCCAACCGCGATCCCTTATTGAATGAACAACCTGACCGGTTTCTGCTGGAACGACCGAATCGCCGCAGTTTCAGTTTTGGCAGCGGGCGGCATCAATGTCCCGGACAGAGCCTGGCGATGAGTATTGCCGCGGCCACCGTCAACCAAATCCTTGCCAACGACATCGACCTGACACAGCTCACCTGGCGCTACCGCCCTTCCCTGAATGGGCGAATTCCGTTGTTCAGTATTAGCAGTGCGTAA
- a CDS encoding Gp138 family membrane-puncturing spike protein, whose protein sequence is MSDLIALINKQITDQNDEQDQCFLARVIRVNNAQLTVDVEMLTLRYDADGETQDDVPVLGVPLVMPSSSTSAITFPVQVGDTVVCVVSQTSIDNYKTSTSNADVPTRVNDYRRFNAQDALAYPYCKRSNNPALRTLDHDPNDVVITHNIGTGNECSFILKADGNVEVTSPFAVKVKAKDIELEAENSLSMKAQTMTIQVPNTTWTGNYTVTGEATFNGIPFSTHKHTGVTPGSGTTAAPVV, encoded by the coding sequence ATGAGTGACCTCATTGCCCTTATCAATAAACAAATCACCGACCAGAATGATGAACAAGACCAATGCTTCTTGGCTCGTGTAATCCGTGTTAACAATGCTCAACTCACTGTTGATGTTGAAATGCTGACTCTTCGATACGATGCGGACGGAGAGACACAGGACGATGTCCCTGTGCTTGGTGTTCCTCTCGTTATGCCATCAAGCTCTACGTCAGCAATCACGTTCCCTGTGCAAGTCGGGGATACCGTCGTCTGTGTTGTTTCACAAACATCCATTGACAACTACAAGACTTCCACTAGTAATGCCGATGTGCCAACCAGAGTGAACGATTACCGACGCTTCAACGCACAAGACGCTCTTGCATATCCTTATTGCAAGCGTTCAAACAATCCAGCTCTACGAACATTGGATCATGATCCTAACGACGTGGTGATTACACATAACATCGGCACAGGGAATGAATGCTCTTTCATCCTGAAAGCAGATGGAAATGTTGAGGTGACAAGCCCGTTCGCCGTAAAAGTGAAGGCAAAGGATATTGAGCTGGAAGCTGAAAACAGCCTTTCCATGAAAGCACAGACAATGACAATTCAAGTGCCTAACACAACATGGACAGGTAATTACACGGTGACCGGGGAAGCCACATTCAATGGCATTCCGTTCTCAACACACAAACACACAGGCGTCACTCCGGGGAGCGGTACGACCGCTGCCCCTGTCGTTTGA
- a CDS encoding ArsR/SmtB family transcription factor — MHAEDQDIGVSQVAAAIAEPARTKMLCSLMDGHARTSTELAAIAEVSASTASAHLARLKDLALVRVHVQGRHRYHSLADQRVAQALEALMVISQSAAPTFKPHTPDRLQFARTCYDHMAGTLAVLLHDRLIEAGWLVQIDEQAYRLSDSGEALFEGLGVEVASLSTQRRRFACPCLDWSMRRPHLGGSLGAALLQTALKRKWVTQDLDSRALGVTEQGRVQMEVWFGMKF, encoded by the coding sequence GTGCACGCAGAAGATCAAGACATTGGCGTCTCGCAGGTGGCCGCCGCCATCGCGGAGCCAGCACGGACCAAAATGCTCTGCTCACTGATGGACGGCCACGCCCGCACCAGCACTGAACTGGCAGCCATTGCTGAAGTCAGCGCCTCCACTGCCAGCGCGCATCTGGCCAGGCTCAAGGATCTAGCGCTGGTGCGTGTGCATGTGCAGGGGCGCCATCGTTATCACAGCCTCGCCGACCAACGCGTGGCCCAGGCGCTGGAAGCCTTGATGGTGATCAGCCAAAGCGCCGCGCCCACCTTCAAACCGCACACGCCGGATCGCCTGCAATTCGCCCGCACTTGTTACGACCATATGGCCGGGACGCTGGCGGTGTTGCTGCACGATCGCCTGATCGAGGCGGGATGGCTGGTGCAGATTGACGAGCAGGCATATCGCTTGAGCGACAGTGGTGAGGCTTTGTTTGAGGGATTGGGGGTTGAGGTCGCGAGTTTGTCGACGCAGCGTCGGCGGTTCGCCTGCCCGTGCCTGGACTGGAGCATGCGCCGGCCGCATCTGGGTGGATCGCTGGGGGCCGCACTGTTGCAGACGGCGTTGAAGCGCAAGTGGGTAACGCAGGATCTGGACAGTCGGGCGTTGGGGGTGACTGAGCAGGGCCGTGTGCAGATGGAGGTGTGGTTTGGCATGAAGTTCTGA
- a CDS encoding IS5 family transposase: protein MKQMTFADAEYAGKRKQTRKELFLIDMDQVVPWNGLIKLIEPFYPKGEGGRPAYPLMTMLRVHLMQNWFGYSDPAMEEALYETTILRQFAGLNLERIPDETTILNFRRLLEKHELAAGILAVINGYLGDRGLSLRQGTIVDATLINAPSSTKNKDGKRDPEMHQTKKGNQYYFGMKAHIGVDDESGLVHRVVGTAANVADVTQVDKLLHGAENVVCADAGYTGVEKRTEHDGREVIWQIAARRSTYKKLGKRSALYKAKRKIEKAKAQVRAKVEHPFRVVKRQFGFVKTRFRGLAKNTAQLVTLFALSNLWMARRHLLTSTGEVRL, encoded by the coding sequence ATGAAACAGATGACCTTCGCTGACGCCGAGTACGCAGGCAAGCGTAAGCAGACCCGCAAAGAGTTGTTCTTGATCGACATGGATCAGGTGGTGCCGTGGAACGGCTTGATCAAACTGATCGAGCCGTTCTACCCGAAGGGTGAAGGCGGTCGTCCGGCTTATCCGTTGATGACGATGCTGCGTGTACATTTGATGCAGAACTGGTTCGGTTACAGCGATCCAGCGATGGAGGAAGCGCTGTACGAGACCACCATCCTGCGGCAGTTCGCCGGGCTGAATCTGGAGCGTATTCCCGACGAAACCACCATCCTCAACTTCCGCCGACTGCTGGAGAAACACGAGCTGGCTGCCGGCATCCTGGCCGTGATCAATGGCTATCTGGGTGACCGAGGGTTGTCGTTGCGCCAAGGCACCATTGTCGATGCCACGCTGATCAATGCGCCCAGCTCGACCAAGAACAAGGACGGTAAACGCGATCCAGAAATGCACCAAACCAAGAAGGGCAACCAGTACTATTTCGGCATGAAAGCGCACATCGGTGTGGATGACGAGTCAGGTCTGGTGCACCGCGTGGTGGGCACAGCCGCCAACGTGGCGGATGTCACTCAGGTGGACAAATTGCTGCACGGTGCGGAGAACGTGGTCTGCGCCGATGCCGGTTATACCGGCGTCGAGAAACGTACCGAGCATGATGGGCGCGAGGTGATCTGGCAGATCGCGGCACGCCGCAGTACTTACAAAAAGCTGGGTAAGCGTAGCGCTCTATACAAAGCCAAGCGCAAGATCGAGAAGGCCAAGGCCCAGGTGCGCGCCAAAGTCGAGCACCCGTTTCGGGTGGTCAAGCGCCAGTTCGGTTTTGTGAAAACGCGCTTCCGTGGCCTGGCCAAAAACACCGCGCAACTGGTGACGCTATTCGCGCTGTCGAATCTGTGGATGGCACGCCGACATTTACTGACGAGTACAGGAGAGGTGCGCCTGTAA
- the lpdA gene encoding dihydrolipoyl dehydrogenase, with protein sequence MSTLNTTLLIIGGGPGGYVTAIRAGQLGIPTILVEGQSLGGTCLNIGCIPSKALIHVAEQFHQTQHHNQHSALGISVSAPTLDISKSVEWKDGIVDRLTTGVAALLKKNKVQVITGWAKVIDGKTVEVGDTRIQCEHLVLATGSTSVNLPILPIGGPIISSTEALAPKSVPKRLVVVGGGYIGLELGIAYRKLGAEVSVVEAQDRILPAYDAELTQPVHDALKQLGVKLYLKHSVLGFDGRLQVRDPNGDTLNLETDQVLVAVGRKPNTQGWNLEALNLEMSGSAIKIDSRCQTSMRNVYAIGDLSGEPMLAHRAMAQGEMVAELISGKNREFNPTAIAAVCFTDPELVVVGKTPDEAKAAGLDCIVSSFPFAANGRAMTLESKSGFVRVVARRDNHLIVGWQAVGVGVSELSTAFAQSLEMGARLEDIGGTIHAHPTLGEAVQEAALRALGHALHL encoded by the coding sequence ATGTCGACTTTGAACACCACGCTGCTGATCATCGGCGGCGGCCCCGGCGGTTACGTCACGGCCATTCGCGCCGGGCAACTGGGCATACCGACCATTCTGGTCGAAGGCCAATCGCTGGGCGGCACGTGCCTGAACATCGGCTGCATTCCGTCGAAAGCACTGATTCATGTGGCCGAGCAGTTTCACCAGACACAGCATCACAACCAGCATTCGGCACTGGGCATCAGTGTTTCGGCGCCGACGCTGGACATCAGCAAAAGCGTTGAGTGGAAGGACGGCATCGTTGATCGCCTGACCACCGGCGTCGCCGCACTGCTCAAGAAGAACAAGGTTCAGGTCATCACTGGTTGGGCCAAGGTTATCGATGGCAAAACCGTGGAAGTCGGCGACACGCGCATCCAGTGCGAACACTTGGTGCTCGCCACCGGTTCAACCAGCGTCAACTTGCCAATCCTGCCGATTGGCGGCCCGATCATCTCTTCCACCGAAGCATTGGCGCCGAAGTCAGTGCCCAAACGTCTGGTCGTGGTGGGCGGTGGTTACATCGGTCTGGAGCTGGGCATTGCTTATCGCAAGCTTGGCGCCGAAGTCAGTGTGGTCGAGGCGCAGGATCGCATCCTGCCGGCCTATGACGCTGAGCTGACACAACCGGTGCACGACGCGCTGAAGCAACTCGGCGTGAAGTTGTACCTCAAGCACAGCGTCCTGGGCTTCGACGGCAGATTGCAAGTGCGCGACCCGAACGGCGACACCCTGAATCTGGAAACCGATCAGGTGCTGGTGGCCGTGGGTCGCAAACCCAATACCCAAGGCTGGAACCTCGAAGCGCTGAATCTTGAGATGAGCGGTTCGGCGATCAAGATCGACAGCCGCTGCCAGACCAGCATGCGCAACGTCTACGCCATCGGCGACTTGAGCGGCGAGCCGATGCTGGCTCACCGTGCCATGGCCCAGGGTGAAATGGTCGCCGAGTTGATCAGCGGCAAAAATCGCGAATTCAATCCGACCGCCATCGCTGCCGTGTGCTTCACCGACCCGGAACTGGTGGTGGTCGGCAAGACACCGGACGAGGCCAAGGCTGCCGGGCTGGACTGCATCGTCTCCAGCTTCCCGTTCGCCGCCAATGGCCGGGCGATGACGCTGGAGTCCAAAAGCGGCTTCGTGCGCGTGGTCGCTCGTCGGGACAATCATCTGATTGTCGGTTGGCAGGCGGTGGGGGTCGGGGTTTCCGAGTTGTCCACGGCGTTCGCGCAAAGCCTGGAAATGGGCGCGCGGCTGGAAGACATCGGCGGGACCATTCATGCGCATCCGACCTTGGGTGAAGCGGTGCAGGAAGCGGCGTTGCGTGCGCTGGGGCATGCACTGCACTTGTGA
- a CDS encoding putative DNA modification/repair radical SAM protein gives MQIIDKLSILADAAKYDASCASSGAPKRSSEGKSGLGSTDGMGICHSYTPDGRCVSLLKVLLTNFCLYDCQYCVNRRSSDVPRARFTPEEVVSLTLDFYRRNCVSGLFLSSGIIRSADYTMEQLVRVAKLLREEHEFRGYIHLKTIPEADPALIEEAGRYADRLSVNIELPTDASLQTLAPEKQIGSIKQAMNTIYTGVQTVLNEPRSAKFAPAGQSTQMIVGADDTDDSTILHSAQSLYGNFRLRRVYYSAFSPIPDSPKSVPLAAPPLMREHRLYQADFLLRSYGYSAGELLKGPGNLALDIDPKLAWALQNREVFPLDLNRAEPALIARIPGIGLRTTERLVELRRQRRIRYEDVARMRCVLAKAKPFIITSDYHPQQAEVTSHMLYQQLRDRPQPQQMGLWG, from the coding sequence ATGCAAATCATCGACAAGCTCAGCATCCTCGCCGACGCCGCCAAATACGACGCGTCCTGCGCCAGCAGCGGGGCGCCCAAGCGCAGCTCCGAGGGCAAGAGCGGTCTGGGCTCGACTGACGGCATGGGCATTTGCCACAGCTATACGCCGGACGGGCGTTGTGTCTCGTTGTTGAAGGTTTTGCTGACCAATTTCTGTCTCTACGATTGCCAATACTGCGTCAACCGCCGTTCCAGCGACGTGCCGCGGGCACGGTTCACGCCTGAAGAAGTGGTCAGCCTGACCCTGGACTTCTACCGCCGAAACTGTGTCAGCGGGCTGTTTCTCAGCTCGGGGATCATCCGTTCGGCGGACTACACCATGGAGCAGCTGGTACGCGTGGCGAAGTTGCTGCGCGAAGAGCATGAGTTTCGTGGCTATATCCACCTCAAAACCATTCCCGAAGCCGATCCGGCCCTGATCGAAGAAGCGGGGCGATACGCCGATCGCTTGAGCGTGAACATCGAATTGCCCACCGATGCCAGCCTGCAAACCCTGGCGCCGGAGAAGCAGATCGGCTCGATCAAGCAGGCCATGAACACCATCTATACCGGTGTGCAAACGGTACTCAACGAACCTCGTTCGGCGAAGTTCGCCCCGGCCGGGCAGAGTACGCAGATGATTGTCGGCGCCGATGATACCGACGACAGCACGATTCTCCACAGCGCCCAGAGCCTGTACGGCAATTTCCGCCTGCGCCGGGTCTATTACTCGGCGTTCAGCCCGATCCCCGACAGCCCGAAAAGCGTACCGCTGGCCGCGCCGCCGCTGATGCGCGAACACCGCTTGTATCAGGCCGATTTCCTGTTGCGCAGTTACGGCTACAGTGCCGGTGAGCTGCTCAAGGGGCCGGGCAATCTGGCGCTGGATATCGACCCGAAACTGGCGTGGGCGCTGCAGAATCGCGAGGTCTTCCCGCTGGATCTGAACCGCGCCGAGCCCGCACTGATCGCCCGCATCCCCGGCATTGGCCTGCGCACCACCGAACGTCTGGTGGAACTGCGTCGGCAGCGGCGGATCCGCTACGAAGATGTCGCGCGCATGCGCTGCGTGCTGGCCAAGGCCAAGCCGTTCATTATCACCAGCGACTATCACCCGCAGCAGGCCGAGGTCACCAGCCACATGCTCTATCAGCAATTGCGCGACCGGCCGCAGCCGCAGCAAATGGGGTTGTGGGGATGA
- a CDS encoding recombinase family protein has translation MDVVAYIRVSTGKQEASGLGLEAQLDYIHTAATQQGWNVTSVFSEAVSGSVAPLDRPQFAKALATGLPIVVAKLDRLSRDVEHIAGLMKRVQFKVATMPQADNFQLHLFAALAEQERVFIRTRIKDALKALQQRADDGCIESQQKIQRRTAGLVAARANKDVSPASDALTAKVEAHREAILPHVQACLYTGSKTLQSLASCLNAKGQKTSRGGEWSATTVRRLMIALGLSFD, from the coding sequence ATGGACGTTGTTGCATACATCCGTGTGAGTACAGGCAAGCAGGAAGCGTCTGGCCTTGGCCTTGAGGCGCAGCTTGATTACATCCACACAGCGGCCACCCAACAGGGCTGGAATGTAACCTCTGTCTTCTCCGAAGCCGTGTCAGGCTCTGTAGCTCCCCTAGATCGCCCTCAATTTGCCAAAGCACTGGCAACAGGTTTGCCCATCGTCGTAGCTAAGCTGGATCGTCTATCACGGGACGTTGAACACATTGCCGGATTGATGAAGCGTGTGCAGTTCAAGGTGGCGACGATGCCGCAGGCTGACAACTTTCAACTTCATTTGTTTGCAGCTCTGGCAGAGCAGGAGAGGGTGTTCATTCGCACGCGCATTAAGGACGCTCTCAAGGCGTTACAACAACGTGCTGATGATGGGTGCATCGAGAGCCAACAGAAGATCCAAAGACGCACAGCAGGGCTTGTGGCGGCTCGTGCGAACAAGGATGTATCACCAGCATCTGATGCCCTGACAGCGAAGGTAGAAGCCCACCGTGAAGCCATCCTGCCTCATGTACAAGCATGCCTCTACACAGGCTCCAAGACGCTTCAGAGCTTGGCTAGCTGTCTTAACGCAAAGGGACAGAAAACGTCTCGGGGAGGCGAGTGGAGCGCTACAACAGTTCGACGCTTGATGATTGCATTAGGACTATCATTTGACTGA
- a CDS encoding TIGR03915 family putative DNA repair protein, whose protein sequence is MINLDCDDLFDTWRQQARWLLSHEIDPSLVSWAAEGVGDLFASDVSVPEGQGPFQARIPRALLDTLEQASRYRGDQRWSLLYEVLWRVSHGDRTAMMAGDKLGSELQRRIKQVHREAHHLHAFVRFIERPKDLPGPQYVAWHEPAHDILHSASEHFIGRMGQHRWLIATPRDGVYYDGEQLIHQRQCPVEWQQLAQNVDDPHGDLWLTYYSHIFNPARLNEKVMQGHLPVRFWKNLPEGELIPGLITQARMGKQQNGQASGIAGRTGKRIALK, encoded by the coding sequence ATGATCAATCTGGATTGCGACGACCTGTTCGACACCTGGCGCCAGCAGGCGCGCTGGTTGCTGAGTCATGAGATCGATCCCAGTCTGGTGAGTTGGGCCGCGGAGGGTGTCGGCGACCTGTTTGCCAGCGATGTTTCGGTGCCCGAGGGCCAGGGACCGTTTCAGGCCCGCATCCCTCGCGCGCTGCTCGACACACTGGAGCAAGCCTCGCGTTATCGCGGCGATCAGCGCTGGAGTCTGCTGTACGAGGTGTTGTGGCGGGTCAGTCACGGCGACCGTACGGCGATGATGGCCGGGGACAAACTGGGCAGCGAGTTGCAACGTCGGATCAAGCAAGTGCACCGCGAAGCCCACCATTTGCATGCGTTCGTGCGTTTCATCGAACGGCCGAAAGATTTGCCGGGTCCACAATACGTGGCGTGGCACGAACCGGCTCACGACATTCTGCACAGCGCCAGTGAGCATTTCATCGGGCGGATGGGACAGCATCGCTGGTTGATCGCCACACCGCGTGACGGCGTCTATTACGACGGCGAACAACTGATACACCAGCGCCAATGCCCGGTGGAGTGGCAGCAACTGGCGCAGAACGTCGACGATCCCCATGGTGATCTGTGGCTGACCTATTACAGCCATATCTTCAATCCGGCGCGATTGAACGAGAAGGTCATGCAGGGGCATTTGCCGGTACGGTTCTGGAAGAATTTGCCGGAGGGAGAATTGATCCCCGGGCTGATTACCCAGGCGCGGATGGGCAAACAGCAGAATGGGCAGGCGAGCGGGATTGCCGGGCGCACCGGTAAACGCATCGCGTTGAAATGA
- a CDS encoding ParA family protein yields the protein MTTKIYAFYNNKGGVGKTTLCQNAACLYAENNPEKLVLVIDLCPQANISQFLLGGGHVGYKANQRLQSTATRRNIVGFMDWMLGGNSGFTSLPTSYLTQVKPHNPNVTKNLHLIAGDSFLESLTLALNFATMNPANIFAWKEYVTAIRRLCDLELQNSEYEEMTVFVDCNPSFSVYTQMALVSSDALIVPMMADFSSLEGIKGILMLLYGKYPSSATKNYAAKVVTFSRQVEQYGLELPKIWELPFNNFTTNLGVATAFDAVREELIEYAWKQYATDPTIFYPCQEPPTTAKEWEALFVSNVKDFHTAGKVSASLGIPLHRLPQHNTYTMPNGEPVGIPKSNYKESLKHLTKFVSKL from the coding sequence GTGACCACGAAGATATATGCGTTCTACAACAACAAGGGAGGAGTGGGGAAAACCACGCTCTGTCAAAACGCCGCATGCCTCTACGCCGAAAACAACCCTGAAAAGCTTGTTCTGGTGATTGACCTGTGTCCCCAAGCCAACATTTCGCAATTCCTGCTGGGTGGCGGGCACGTTGGGTACAAGGCAAATCAGAGACTCCAATCCACTGCAACTCGCAGAAATATCGTTGGCTTTATGGATTGGATGCTTGGTGGAAATTCTGGCTTTACTAGCCTACCTACCAGCTACTTAACCCAGGTGAAGCCGCATAATCCGAATGTTACGAAGAACCTGCATCTGATCGCTGGCGATTCGTTCCTAGAGTCGCTGACCCTCGCCTTAAACTTTGCCACTATGAACCCGGCAAACATCTTTGCGTGGAAGGAGTACGTGACTGCGATACGCAGACTATGTGATCTGGAATTGCAAAACTCCGAATACGAAGAGATGACCGTCTTCGTTGATTGCAACCCAAGCTTCTCCGTTTACACACAAATGGCGCTTGTATCGTCCGACGCATTAATCGTTCCAATGATGGCAGACTTCAGCTCGCTGGAGGGCATCAAAGGAATTCTGATGCTCTTATATGGAAAGTATCCATCATCAGCAACGAAAAATTATGCAGCTAAGGTAGTAACCTTCAGTCGCCAAGTCGAGCAATACGGCTTAGAACTGCCGAAAATCTGGGAATTACCTTTCAACAACTTCACGACGAACCTCGGCGTAGCAACGGCTTTCGATGCTGTTAGAGAAGAGCTTATAGAATATGCTTGGAAACAATACGCCACAGACCCAACGATATTTTATCCATGCCAAGAACCACCGACAACCGCAAAAGAGTGGGAGGCGCTTTTTGTATCCAATGTCAAAGACTTCCATACAGCAGGCAAGGTATCAGCAAGTCTCGGCATCCCTCTGCACCGATTGCCCCAGCACAACACTTACACAATGCCTAATGGCGAGCCTGTTGGGATACCCAAGTCGAACTACAAAGAATCCCTTAAACATCTGACGAAATTTGTTTCAAAACTGTAA
- a CDS encoding branched-chain amino acid aminotransferase: MGNESINWDKLGFDYIKTDKRYLSYFRDGEWDKGTLTEDNVLHISEGSTALHYGQQCFEGMKAYRCKDGSINLFRPDQNALRMQRSCARLLMPNVDTEQFIEACKAVVRANERFIPPYGTGGALYLRPFVIGVGDNIGVRTAPEFIFSIFCIPVGAYFKGGLTPHNFQISSYDRAAPQGTGAAKVGGNYAASLMPGSKAKKANFADAIYLDPMTHTKIEEVGSANFFGITHDNKFITPNSPSVLPGITRLSLIELAKSRLGLEVVEGDVLIDKLSDFKEAGACGTAAVITPIGGISYNDHLHVFHSETEVGPVTQKLYKELTGVQTGDIEAPAGWIVKV; encoded by the coding sequence ATGGGTAACGAAAGCATCAATTGGGACAAGCTGGGTTTTGACTACATCAAGACCGACAAACGCTATCTGTCGTACTTTCGCGATGGCGAGTGGGACAAAGGCACCCTGACCGAAGACAACGTGCTGCACATCAGCGAAGGCTCGACTGCCCTTCACTATGGCCAGCAGTGCTTCGAAGGCATGAAGGCCTATCGTTGCAAGGACGGCTCGATCAACCTGTTCCGTCCGGACCAGAATGCCCTGCGCATGCAACGCAGCTGCGCGCGTCTGCTGATGCCGAACGTCGACACCGAGCAGTTCATCGAAGCCTGTAAGGCAGTGGTTCGTGCCAACGAGCGCTTCATCCCGCCGTATGGCACTGGCGGCGCGCTGTACCTGCGCCCGTTCGTGATCGGCGTGGGTGACAACATCGGCGTGCGCACCGCACCCGAGTTCATCTTCTCGATTTTCTGCATTCCGGTTGGCGCCTACTTCAAGGGCGGCCTGACCCCGCACAACTTCCAGATCTCCAGCTACGACCGCGCCGCCCCACAAGGCACCGGCGCAGCCAAGGTCGGCGGCAACTACGCCGCCAGCCTGATGCCGGGCTCGAAAGCGAAGAAAGCCAACTTCGCCGACGCGATCTACCTGGACCCGATGACCCACACCAAGATCGAGGAAGTCGGTTCGGCCAACTTCTTCGGGATCACCCACGACAACAAGTTCATCACACCGAACTCGCCATCGGTATTGCCGGGCATCACCCGTCTGTCGCTGATCGAACTGGCGAAATCGCGTCTGGGCCTGGAAGTGGTTGAAGGCGACGTGCTGATCGACAAGCTGTCGGACTTCAAGGAAGCCGGTGCTTGCGGTACCGCTGCGGTGATCACCCCGATCGGCGGCATCAGCTACAACGACCACCTGCACGTGTTCCACAGCGAAACCGAAGTCGGCCCGGTCACCCAGAAGCTCTACAAAGAGCTGACCGGTGTGCAGACCGGCGACATCGAAGCGCCAGCGGGCTGGATCGTCAAGGTTTGA